One segment of Pontibacter akesuensis DNA contains the following:
- a CDS encoding rhamnogalacturonan acetylesterase has protein sequence MKQRYTAILLLFTLCIAFTAFAPSKKKPVKVYLIGDSTVADYTGDYDEKDYMTTRYPIAGWGQVFQPFMHKDSLSQIINIIKADSVIVVDKARGGRSTRTFFEEGRWAEVYKALQKGDVVMMQFGHNDAAENKPERYTNVTAYKEYLRLYVKQTREKGALPIILTPVSRNYPWKDGKLGNVHGDYPQAAKDVAKELNAPLIDLTQLSMDAFTAKGKDYVTSHYFMNLPAGKYEAYPDGQEDNTHFQPEGATAVAQLVFNGMKALNPSKTSAKR, from the coding sequence ATGAAACAAAGGTATACAGCGATTCTGTTACTCTTCACGCTGTGCATTGCATTTACAGCCTTTGCACCATCTAAAAAGAAGCCGGTTAAGGTGTATCTCATTGGCGATTCTACCGTGGCTGATTACACTGGTGACTACGACGAAAAGGACTACATGACCACACGTTACCCGATTGCGGGGTGGGGGCAGGTATTCCAGCCGTTCATGCACAAAGACAGTCTTTCGCAGATCATAAACATTATCAAAGCAGACAGTGTGATCGTGGTAGACAAAGCCAGAGGAGGCCGCAGCACACGCACGTTCTTCGAGGAAGGCCGTTGGGCTGAAGTATACAAAGCCCTGCAGAAAGGCGATGTGGTGATGATGCAGTTCGGGCATAACGATGCGGCCGAGAACAAGCCGGAACGCTATACCAATGTGACGGCCTACAAGGAGTACCTAAGGCTGTACGTAAAGCAAACCCGCGAGAAAGGCGCCCTGCCTATTATTCTCACGCCCGTAAGCCGCAACTATCCTTGGAAAGATGGCAAGCTTGGCAATGTGCACGGCGATTATCCACAGGCTGCGAAGGATGTAGCAAAGGAGCTGAACGCACCCCTTATCGACCTTACACAACTTTCCATGGATGCTTTCACCGCAAAAGGCAAAGATTACGTTACGTCCCACTATTTCATGAATCTGCCCGCTGGCAAGTATGAAGCCTATCCCGATGGACAAGAGGACAACACGCACTTTCAGCCAGAGGGCGCAACTGCTGTGGCACAACTTGTATTCAATGGCATGAAGGCACTGAATCCTTCGAAGACTTCGGCTAAGAGATAA
- a CDS encoding rhamnogalacturonan acetylesterase — protein MMNKKKAIITNTIKIGLLALLVLPLMSYIQKKEFTIFLVADSTVADKPYAKGNPEKGWGQVFPLYLQQGVKVENHAVNGRSTKSFRDEGRWDKVLQKLKKGDYVIIEFGHNDQKSEDPKRYAAPETDYRRNLERYIAETRAKGGIPVLATPIVRRKFENGQLVDTHGKYPDVVRAVASEQKVPLLDLEKRTRELVSRYGEERSKALYLHLEPGEYESLPEGRQDDTHLSAYGAFRVSDLVAEEMRKNLPEVAKLLKE, from the coding sequence ATGATGAATAAGAAAAAAGCAATCATAACAAACACGATAAAAATAGGGCTTCTTGCGCTGCTGGTACTTCCGCTTATGAGCTATATACAGAAAAAAGAGTTCACTATTTTTCTGGTGGCCGACTCTACTGTAGCTGACAAGCCTTACGCAAAAGGTAATCCTGAGAAAGGGTGGGGGCAGGTGTTTCCGCTATACTTGCAGCAGGGCGTAAAAGTGGAGAATCATGCCGTGAATGGCCGCAGCACCAAAAGCTTCCGCGACGAAGGCCGTTGGGACAAAGTGCTGCAAAAGCTGAAGAAAGGCGACTACGTGATCATCGAATTCGGGCACAACGACCAGAAAAGTGAAGATCCGAAACGTTACGCCGCCCCCGAAACAGACTACCGCAGAAACCTGGAGCGCTACATTGCCGAAACACGCGCCAAAGGTGGCATACCTGTACTGGCCACACCCATTGTGCGCCGCAAGTTTGAGAATGGGCAACTGGTAGATACGCATGGCAAGTACCCAGATGTTGTAAGAGCAGTAGCCTCAGAACAAAAAGTGCCGCTGCTGGACCTGGAGAAACGCACGAGAGAACTGGTGTCGCGCTACGGCGAGGAAAGGTCTAAAGCGCTTTACCTGCACCTGGAGCCAGGGGAGTATGAGTCGCTGCCGGAAGGCCGTCAGGACGACACGCACTTGTCTGCCTATGGAGCCTTTAGGGTGAGTGACCTGGTGGCAGAAGAAATGAGAAAGAACCTGCCGGAGGTGGCAAAGCTGCTGAAGGAGTAG
- the pelA gene encoding pectate lyase, translating into MRWSRGLLERDTEWFASSEAVRVADNLLIYQHDNGGWDKNTDMAKVLSPEEERALKSPAEKEGVSTIDNRATFTQLEYMAKVYAATGQEKYKQSFLRGLDYLLEAQYGNGGWPQFYPIKKGYYEYITFNDGAMMGVMQLLRDVAHQKAPYTFVDAARTEMSAKAIEKGLDVILKAQIKVDGKLTAWCAQHDHITLAPQKARAYELISLSGGESVGIVEYLMELEKPSPEVIQAVDGAVSWLDQVKINGIRVELINDPARQDARDRVVVPDPTAPPLLARFYEIGTNKPMFVGRDGIVHEKLADIARERRAGYSWYIDFPQELVEEDYPVWKQKWAITE; encoded by the coding sequence GTGAGGTGGAGTAGAGGCTTATTGGAGCGGGATACGGAATGGTTTGCCAGTTCTGAAGCCGTCCGCGTGGCGGATAATCTCCTGATCTACCAGCACGACAATGGCGGTTGGGACAAGAACACAGATATGGCAAAAGTGCTCTCCCCAGAAGAGGAAAGGGCGCTGAAATCACCCGCAGAAAAAGAGGGAGTATCCACTATCGACAATAGAGCCACTTTTACGCAGCTGGAGTACATGGCCAAAGTATATGCGGCCACTGGTCAGGAGAAGTATAAACAAAGTTTTTTGCGCGGGCTGGATTACCTGCTCGAGGCGCAGTACGGCAATGGTGGCTGGCCGCAGTTCTACCCGATTAAGAAGGGCTACTACGAGTACATCACCTTTAACGATGGTGCCATGATGGGTGTGATGCAACTGCTCCGCGACGTGGCTCATCAAAAAGCTCCTTATACTTTTGTTGATGCTGCACGAACAGAAATGTCAGCCAAAGCCATTGAGAAGGGACTAGATGTTATTTTGAAAGCGCAAATAAAGGTAGATGGCAAGTTAACCGCCTGGTGCGCACAGCACGATCATATAACCTTGGCTCCCCAAAAAGCCCGTGCCTATGAATTGATCTCGCTTAGTGGCGGGGAAAGTGTTGGCATTGTGGAGTACCTGATGGAACTAGAAAAACCGAGTCCGGAAGTGATTCAGGCTGTAGATGGCGCTGTTTCCTGGTTAGATCAGGTGAAAATCAACGGAATTCGGGTAGAGTTGATAAATGATCCTGCCAGGCAAGATGCGCGTGATCGCGTAGTGGTACCTGACCCAACGGCACCGCCACTTTTAGCCCGCTTTTACGAGATTGGAACAAACAAACCCATGTTTGTAGGCCGTGATGGCATCGTGCATGAAAAGCTTGCGGATATAGCGCGGGAGCGAAGGGCAGGCTACAGTTGGTACATAGACTTTCCGCAGGAGTTGGTAGAAGAGGACTACCCGGTATGGAAGCAGAAATGGGCTATCACCGAATAA
- a CDS encoding glycoside hydrolase family 28 protein — translation MNTRKIFANRFLLMIGMAGALQVSCQRQPVSQPEAATAANTTSTVATPVAAFDIYEGVEFDMPKVLEPSIPNYSVSITDFGAVGDGLTKNTDAFAKAIAAAAAKGGGKVVIPRGMWLTGPIVLKSNINLHAEEGAMVIFSKDFDDYPLVQTSFEGLETYRCQSPISARGAENIAITGTGTFDGSGDAWRPVKKSKMTDSQWKNLVKSGGVVTEDGKMWYPSANSMKGDTPGSNFNVPTHLKTKEQYEAVRDFLRPVMVSIIECNKVLLDGPTFQNSPAWNLHPLMSENVILRNLNVRNPWYSQNGDGVDLESCKNALIYNNTFDVGDDAICIKSGKNEDGRRRGMATENVIVKNNTVYHGHGGFVVGSEMSGGVKNVHVSNCTFMGTDIGLRFKSTRGRGGVVENIYISDIDMIDIPTQAISFNLFYGGNSPVLEEDQRASDEARDEKPVPVTEETPSFKDIYMKNIRVAGAEQALVLQGLPEMNLKNVVLENAILKAKQGITAVDADGIKLINVKVIAEKGPALTIYNSKNIDVTGLTYKETQEPIVRVLGPLTQNVKLESKDFKDTSKQVSKGKDLSNTALTME, via the coding sequence ATGAATACGAGAAAGATATTTGCCAACCGATTTCTATTGATGATAGGTATGGCCGGAGCGCTGCAGGTTTCCTGCCAGCGCCAGCCTGTTTCGCAGCCAGAGGCTGCCACCGCTGCAAACACAACAAGCACTGTGGCAACCCCAGTGGCGGCTTTTGATATTTACGAAGGGGTCGAGTTTGACATGCCGAAAGTACTGGAGCCTTCAATCCCAAATTATAGTGTAAGTATAACTGATTTCGGGGCAGTGGGCGACGGGCTAACCAAGAATACAGATGCCTTCGCAAAAGCCATTGCGGCTGCGGCTGCCAAGGGAGGCGGCAAAGTGGTGATACCACGCGGTATGTGGCTAACTGGTCCTATCGTGCTGAAAAGCAACATCAACCTGCATGCGGAAGAAGGGGCCATGGTCATCTTCAGCAAAGACTTTGACGATTATCCGCTCGTGCAAACCAGTTTCGAGGGGTTGGAAACGTATCGCTGCCAATCACCGATTTCAGCAAGAGGTGCCGAGAACATAGCCATCACAGGCACAGGTACTTTCGACGGTTCCGGGGATGCCTGGAGACCGGTGAAGAAAAGCAAAATGACGGATTCGCAGTGGAAAAACCTGGTAAAATCGGGTGGCGTTGTGACCGAAGACGGCAAGATGTGGTATCCTTCTGCAAACTCCATGAAAGGCGACACGCCGGGTAGCAACTTTAACGTGCCGACACACCTGAAGACAAAAGAACAGTATGAGGCCGTAAGAGATTTCCTGCGCCCTGTAATGGTGAGCATTATCGAATGCAACAAAGTACTGCTGGACGGCCCAACTTTCCAGAACTCCCCGGCCTGGAACCTGCACCCGCTGATGAGCGAGAACGTGATCCTGCGCAACCTGAACGTGCGCAACCCGTGGTACTCGCAGAACGGCGACGGCGTGGATTTGGAGTCGTGCAAGAACGCGCTGATCTACAACAATACATTCGACGTGGGTGATGATGCGATCTGTATCAAGTCCGGCAAAAACGAAGACGGCCGCAGAAGGGGCATGGCCACTGAGAACGTGATCGTGAAGAACAACACGGTGTACCATGGCCACGGTGGTTTTGTGGTAGGCAGTGAAATGTCAGGTGGTGTGAAAAACGTGCACGTATCGAACTGTACCTTTATGGGAACGGATATCGGACTGCGTTTCAAGAGCACCCGTGGCCGGGGTGGTGTGGTAGAAAACATCTACATTTCTGACATCGACATGATCGACATCCCGACACAGGCCATCAGCTTTAACTTGTTCTATGGCGGTAACTCACCAGTGCTGGAAGAAGACCAGCGCGCCAGCGACGAAGCCAGAGATGAGAAGCCTGTTCCGGTTACAGAGGAGACGCCTTCTTTCAAAGATATCTACATGAAGAACATCCGTGTGGCGGGTGCCGAGCAGGCGCTGGTGCTGCAGGGCTTGCCCGAGATGAACCTCAAGAACGTGGTGCTGGAGAACGCCATACTTAAGGCGAAACAAGGTATTACGGCGGTGGATGCTGATGGAATCAAACTAATTAATGTAAAAGTAATCGCGGAGAAAGGACCTGCCCTGACCATCTACAACAGCAAGAACATTGATGTAACAGGATTGACTTACAAAGAGACGCAGGAGCCAATTGTGCGGGTGCTGGGTCCGCTAACCCAGAATGTGAAACTGGAGAGCAAAGACTTCAAAGACACTTCCAAGCAGGTTTCAAAAGGTAAAGATCTGAGCAACACAGCGCTCACCATGGAATAA
- a CDS encoding glycoside hydrolase family 43 protein, producing the protein MSSYRFLKYPALVAAIVCCSSCSGVAQNNTQSKTATTASDLSKVWVADQGNGTYKNPILYADYSDPDAIRVGDDYYMTSSSFNAVPGLQILHSKDLVNWKIIGYALDKNVPAEHYAKPQHGNGVWAPSIRHHNGEYYIYWGDPDFGIYMVKAKDPAGPWEKPVLVMEGKGLIDSSPLWDDDGNAYLVHAYAGSRAGIKSVLAINKMNPEGTKVLDEGVIVFDGHENHPTVEGPKFYKKDGYYYIFAPAGGVATGWQLVLRSKNIYGPYEEKIVMDQGKTSINGPHQGAWVTTQTGEDWFLHFQDIEAYGRVVHLQPMKWKNGWPVIGEDKDGDGTGWPVMTHKKPNVGNTFAVATPAESDEFEENKLGLQWQWHANPKATWAFPMASKGKLRLYTDQVPEDHKNLWDVPNLLLQKFPAETFTATTKLNFTPNEKLQNERTGLVVMGEDYAYISLVSKKDGLYVAYTSVDDSHKGTPEKEQLLGKLNGNEVYFRVAVDKGAKCQFSYSEDGKNFKPAGSTFTAVPGRWIGAKVGIFATRQDKINDAGYADYDWFRITPNASTTIQSKK; encoded by the coding sequence ATGAGTAGTTACCGTTTCTTAAAATACCCCGCCCTTGTTGCCGCTATTGTATGTTGTAGTTCCTGCTCCGGCGTTGCCCAAAACAACACACAGAGCAAAACAGCAACAACAGCAAGCGACCTTTCCAAGGTATGGGTGGCTGATCAGGGTAACGGGACCTACAAAAATCCAATCCTTTACGCCGACTATTCTGACCCTGATGCCATTCGCGTCGGGGATGATTATTACATGACTTCCTCCAGCTTTAATGCGGTGCCAGGCTTGCAGATTTTGCACTCGAAGGACCTAGTTAACTGGAAAATCATCGGCTATGCCTTAGACAAAAATGTTCCGGCAGAGCATTATGCAAAGCCACAGCATGGCAACGGCGTTTGGGCTCCCTCCATCCGCCATCACAACGGCGAGTATTACATCTACTGGGGTGACCCCGACTTTGGTATTTACATGGTGAAGGCTAAAGACCCTGCCGGCCCTTGGGAGAAGCCAGTGCTGGTGATGGAGGGAAAAGGCCTGATCGACTCCAGCCCGCTTTGGGATGATGACGGAAACGCTTACCTCGTGCACGCCTACGCGGGCAGCCGGGCAGGTATAAAAAGTGTGCTGGCGATAAACAAAATGAACCCCGAAGGTACCAAGGTGCTGGATGAAGGGGTGATCGTTTTCGACGGGCATGAGAACCACCCCACGGTGGAAGGCCCCAAGTTCTATAAGAAAGACGGCTACTACTACATTTTCGCTCCGGCGGGCGGCGTGGCGACAGGCTGGCAGTTAGTGCTGCGCTCCAAAAACATCTATGGCCCTTACGAGGAGAAGATCGTGATGGACCAGGGCAAGACAAGTATAAACGGCCCGCACCAGGGCGCGTGGGTAACCACCCAAACCGGCGAAGACTGGTTCCTGCATTTCCAGGACATTGAAGCGTACGGTCGCGTGGTGCACCTGCAGCCGATGAAGTGGAAAAACGGCTGGCCGGTTATTGGCGAGGACAAAGACGGCGACGGCACGGGCTGGCCTGTGATGACGCACAAGAAGCCGAATGTCGGCAATACCTTCGCTGTCGCTACGCCGGCAGAATCGGATGAGTTTGAGGAAAACAAGCTGGGGCTGCAATGGCAGTGGCACGCCAACCCGAAAGCTACTTGGGCATTCCCGATGGCGAGTAAAGGCAAGTTGCGCCTCTATACCGACCAGGTACCGGAAGATCACAAGAACCTGTGGGACGTGCCGAACCTGCTGCTGCAGAAGTTCCCGGCCGAAACCTTCACGGCTACCACCAAACTCAATTTCACGCCGAACGAAAAGCTCCAGAATGAACGCACAGGGCTGGTCGTGATGGGAGAGGATTACGCCTATATCTCGCTGGTAAGCAAAAAAGACGGGCTGTACGTGGCCTATACTTCGGTGGATGATTCCCACAAAGGCACACCTGAGAAAGAGCAACTGTTGGGCAAGCTCAACGGCAATGAAGTATACTTTCGGGTAGCGGTAGACAAAGGCGCCAAGTGCCAGTTCAGCTACAGCGAAGACGGGAAAAACTTTAAGCCAGCGGGCAGCACCTTCACCGCGGTTCCCGGCCGCTGGATAGGTGCTAAAGTAGGTATCTTTGCCACACGCCAGGATAAAATAAACGATGCTGGCTACGCAGATTATGATTGGTTCAGAATCACGCCCAACGCATCAACTACAATCCAAAGCAAGAAATAA
- a CDS encoding glycoside hydrolase family 95 protein, giving the protein MINTRLSNFLLSILCLLSFSAVAQTPGKAALKLWYEKPAANWNEALPLGNGRIGAMVFGTPAQEKLQLNEETVWAGEPGNNINEELNSALPEIRRLIFEGKHKEAQALALEKVPRQAPANLNYGMPYQPVGDLFISFPGHDAATAYYRDLNIEQAIASVSYKVDGVTYKREMFSSFPDDVIIIRLTADKPKSITCTLRMDSPHQKYAVTAKQDQLVLSGTSGDVDNKKGKVKFQAQVQPQVKGGKVSATDNTLQITGADEAVIYVSMATNFKSYKDLSGNEAEKAAQLLAAATKRKYKKVREEHIESYRKYFDRVSLDLGITDAVEKPTDKRLAAFASGNDPHLAALYFQFGRYLLISSSQPGTQPANLQGIWNDKISPPWDSKYTVNINTEMNYWPAEVTNLPEMHQPLFAMIKDLSETGRESARKMYNARGWNMHHNTDLWRMTGPIDGAFYGLWPMGGAWLTQHIWQHYLFTGDKKFLQEMYPVLKGAAAFYADVLQEEPENKWLVVVPSMSPENKHQSGVSIAAGTTMDNQLVFDVFSNIIHASEALNTDKAFADSLRSMRDRLPPMQVGQHGQLQEWMQDWDKPDDKHRHVSHLYGLYPSNQISPFSHPELFNAAKTSLVYRGDKSTGWSMGWKVNLWARLLDGNRAYKLIQDQLTPAGDAEKGEGGGTYPNLFDAHPPFQIDGNFGCTSGIAEMLVQSHDGAIHLLPALPDAWQTGEVKGLVARGGFIVDMSWEDGKVRTLTVHSKLGGNCRIRSSEQLKLRGKGELKAAEGANANPFYQQADIKQPLVKSTSGENVVPVREKIVYDLKTVKDKTYKFIL; this is encoded by the coding sequence ATGATCAATACCAGACTTTCCAACTTTCTGCTTAGCATACTTTGTCTTCTAAGTTTTAGTGCTGTTGCGCAAACACCGGGGAAAGCAGCTTTGAAGCTGTGGTATGAGAAACCTGCTGCCAACTGGAACGAGGCACTGCCCCTAGGTAATGGACGTATCGGGGCAATGGTGTTTGGAACACCGGCTCAGGAGAAGTTGCAGCTTAATGAGGAAACGGTTTGGGCTGGTGAGCCAGGGAATAATATCAACGAAGAACTGAACAGTGCCTTGCCTGAAATCCGCAGGTTGATCTTCGAGGGCAAGCATAAGGAGGCGCAGGCGCTTGCATTGGAAAAAGTACCGCGGCAGGCGCCGGCTAACCTCAACTACGGGATGCCTTACCAGCCGGTTGGCGATCTGTTCATCTCTTTTCCCGGCCACGATGCCGCAACAGCCTACTACCGCGACTTGAATATTGAGCAGGCCATCGCCTCAGTCTCCTACAAGGTGGATGGAGTAACCTACAAGCGGGAGATGTTCTCGTCTTTCCCTGATGACGTCATCATCATCCGTCTAACTGCCGATAAACCTAAAAGCATCACCTGTACCCTACGTATGGATAGCCCGCACCAAAAGTATGCGGTAACGGCAAAACAAGACCAGCTGGTTCTTAGCGGTACTTCCGGGGATGTAGACAATAAGAAAGGAAAGGTAAAGTTTCAGGCGCAGGTCCAGCCACAGGTAAAGGGAGGAAAGGTCTCTGCCACGGACAACACGCTCCAGATTACGGGTGCCGACGAGGCGGTGATTTACGTTTCGATGGCCACCAACTTTAAGAGCTACAAAGATTTAAGCGGAAACGAAGCGGAAAAGGCTGCACAACTATTGGCTGCTGCGACTAAGCGCAAGTATAAAAAAGTGCGTGAGGAGCACATAGAAAGCTACAGAAAATACTTCGACAGAGTGTCGCTGGATTTGGGTATAACAGATGCTGTAGAAAAACCGACTGATAAGCGACTGGCTGCTTTTGCTTCGGGAAACGACCCTCATTTGGCTGCGCTATACTTTCAGTTCGGCCGCTACCTGCTCATCTCCAGCTCGCAGCCCGGCACACAGCCCGCAAACCTGCAGGGTATCTGGAACGATAAGATTTCCCCTCCCTGGGACAGCAAGTATACCGTCAACATCAATACTGAAATGAACTATTGGCCGGCGGAGGTGACGAACCTGCCGGAGATGCACCAGCCGCTATTTGCCATGATCAAAGACCTGTCGGAGACAGGCAGGGAAAGTGCCCGCAAAATGTACAACGCCCGGGGCTGGAACATGCACCATAATACCGATCTCTGGCGCATGACTGGTCCGATTGACGGTGCTTTCTACGGCCTCTGGCCGATGGGCGGCGCATGGCTGACGCAGCATATCTGGCAGCACTACCTCTTTACCGGTGATAAGAAATTTCTGCAGGAAATGTACCCGGTGCTGAAGGGCGCCGCTGCTTTTTATGCAGATGTGCTGCAGGAAGAGCCGGAAAACAAATGGTTGGTAGTGGTGCCCTCCATGTCACCTGAAAACAAGCATCAAAGCGGTGTATCTATTGCCGCTGGCACCACGATGGATAACCAGTTGGTATTTGATGTGTTTTCCAACATCATCCATGCATCTGAGGCACTGAACACAGATAAGGCTTTTGCAGACTCGCTAAGAAGCATGCGCGACAGGCTGCCGCCAATGCAGGTAGGGCAGCACGGGCAACTGCAGGAGTGGATGCAGGATTGGGACAAGCCAGACGACAAACACCGGCATGTCTCGCACTTGTATGGCCTGTACCCAAGCAACCAAATCTCGCCTTTTAGTCATCCCGAATTATTTAATGCCGCCAAAACTTCTCTAGTGTACAGAGGAGACAAGTCTACTGGGTGGTCGATGGGTTGGAAGGTAAACCTGTGGGCAAGGCTACTAGACGGAAACCGCGCCTATAAACTCATACAGGACCAGCTAACACCTGCGGGAGATGCAGAGAAAGGAGAAGGCGGAGGCACTTACCCGAACCTGTTTGATGCACACCCGCCTTTCCAGATAGACGGCAACTTTGGCTGTACTTCCGGCATTGCCGAAATGCTGGTGCAAAGCCATGATGGCGCCATACATTTGCTCCCGGCTCTTCCGGATGCCTGGCAAACAGGAGAAGTAAAGGGCTTGGTAGCAAGAGGTGGATTTATAGTTGATATGAGTTGGGAAGACGGAAAAGTAAGGACACTGACGGTACACTCCAAGTTAGGTGGTAACTGTCGAATCAGGTCGTCCGAGCAGCTAAAGCTAAGGGGCAAAGGAGAACTCAAAGCTGCTGAAGGAGCTAATGCAAACCCTTTTTACCAGCAAGCAGACATCAAACAACCTCTGGTAAAGAGCACATCAGGCGAAAATGTGGTGCCGGTGAGGGAGAAAATAGTGTATGATCTGAAAACGGTAAAAGACAAAACTTACAAATTCATACTTTAA
- a CDS encoding glycoside hydrolase family 88/105 protein — translation MQLTKFALPAILLMASACGSGNNVTEATTAANQEATAAAEKPYSVWMADSDIKRNPKGWMIDFKEKPKWDYTQGLFASAIERVYEKTGDEKYLNYIQAFADTMISEDGSIMTYKKTDYNIDRVNPGKFLIELYKETGDEKYKLAIEELRDQMRTHPRTSEGGFWHKKIYPHQMWLDGLYMASPFLAQYAVEFNEPAIFDDVAKQIMLVDKNTWNEEKGLWHHGWDESREQKWADPETGKSPEIWGRAMGWYAMALVDVLDFLPKDHPKRDEVLQITQKMAKAIAQYQDKDKGLWWQVVDMGGKEGNYHEASVSSMFTYFLVKAAKNGYIDQKYMETAKAGYNGIVNNLIEQNPDGTISITDVCAVAGLGGDPYRSGTYEYYINEERRNNDPKAVAPFIMASLEFEELNKKTAAAN, via the coding sequence ATGCAGCTTACCAAATTCGCTTTACCTGCTATCCTGTTAATGGCTTCTGCCTGTGGCTCTGGAAACAACGTAACAGAGGCTACCACAGCTGCCAACCAGGAGGCAACCGCCGCAGCCGAAAAGCCATACTCTGTTTGGATGGCCGACTCCGATATCAAACGCAACCCGAAAGGGTGGATGATTGACTTTAAGGAGAAGCCGAAGTGGGACTACACCCAGGGCTTGTTTGCCAGCGCCATCGAGCGGGTGTATGAGAAGACGGGGGATGAAAAGTACCTGAACTACATCCAGGCTTTCGCCGACACCATGATCAGCGAGGACGGCAGCATCATGACCTACAAGAAAACAGACTACAACATCGACCGTGTGAACCCGGGCAAGTTCCTGATAGAGCTTTACAAGGAGACGGGGGATGAGAAGTATAAACTGGCCATCGAAGAGCTCCGCGACCAGATGCGCACGCATCCACGCACGTCAGAAGGCGGCTTCTGGCACAAGAAAATATACCCGCACCAAATGTGGCTCGATGGCCTGTACATGGCTTCTCCGTTCCTGGCGCAGTATGCCGTGGAGTTTAACGAGCCGGCCATTTTTGATGACGTGGCCAAGCAAATCATGTTAGTTGATAAAAACACCTGGAATGAGGAGAAGGGGCTGTGGCATCATGGCTGGGACGAGAGCCGTGAGCAAAAGTGGGCCGATCCGGAGACTGGGAAGTCGCCCGAAATTTGGGGCCGCGCGATGGGCTGGTATGCGATGGCGCTGGTAGATGTGCTCGATTTCCTGCCAAAAGACCATCCAAAAAGAGACGAGGTGCTGCAGATCACCCAGAAAATGGCCAAGGCCATTGCGCAGTACCAGGACAAGGACAAAGGACTATGGTGGCAGGTAGTAGACATGGGCGGCAAAGAAGGCAACTACCATGAAGCATCGGTCTCCAGCATGTTCACCTACTTTTTGGTGAAGGCTGCCAAGAATGGCTACATCGACCAGAAGTACATGGAAACAGCTAAAGCGGGTTATAACGGCATCGTGAACAACCTGATCGAGCAGAACCCGGATGGCACTATCAGCATCACGGACGTGTGCGCAGTGGCTGGCTTGGGAGGAGATCCGTACCGCAGCGGCACTTACGAATACTACATCAATGAAGAGCGCCGCAACAACGATCCCAAAGCCGTGGCTCCATTCATCATGGCCTCATTGGAGTTTGAAGAGCTGAATAAGAAAACTGCCGCTGCGAACTAG
- a CDS encoding pectinesterase family protein → MTFLKHASVLALLLCLILTKAQAQQQYNFVVAKDGSGDFKTVQEAINAVPDFRKKETTIFIKNGVYKEKLVLPASKTAVKFIGEDVKNTILTNDDFASKKNRFGEEMGTTGSTSFYVFGDDFSAENITFENSAGPVGQAVAVRVDGDKVMFTNCRFLGNQDTLYPHGEKSRQYYKNCYIEGTTDFIFGWSTAVFEDCEIYSKKGGNYITAASTLEGTPYGFVFLNCRLTGDAPAKSYYLGRPWRPYAKTVFINTYMGNHITPKGWHNWNKPDAEKTSYYAEYNSTGPGADPKARVKWAHQLTKEQAQQYTLANIFDGWIPGKPSETVSK, encoded by the coding sequence ATGACATTCCTAAAACACGCTTCTGTACTTGCCCTGCTGCTCTGCCTTATACTTACTAAGGCACAGGCGCAGCAGCAGTATAATTTTGTAGTGGCAAAAGATGGAAGCGGTGATTTCAAAACGGTGCAGGAGGCGATAAACGCGGTGCCCGATTTCAGGAAAAAGGAAACGACCATCTTCATCAAGAATGGTGTGTACAAAGAAAAACTGGTGCTGCCAGCTTCTAAAACCGCCGTGAAGTTTATCGGAGAGGATGTAAAGAACACTATTCTGACAAACGACGACTTTGCTTCTAAAAAGAACAGGTTCGGGGAGGAAATGGGAACCACCGGCTCTACCAGTTTCTATGTTTTCGGGGATGATTTTTCTGCCGAGAATATCACCTTTGAGAATTCTGCCGGACCGGTAGGACAGGCTGTTGCCGTGCGTGTGGATGGCGACAAGGTGATGTTCACCAACTGCCGATTTCTGGGCAACCAGGACACGCTGTACCCGCACGGAGAGAAAAGCCGCCAGTACTACAAAAACTGCTACATTGAAGGCACCACCGACTTTATTTTCGGCTGGTCTACGGCTGTGTTTGAGGATTGTGAAATCTACAGCAAAAAGGGCGGCAACTACATTACCGCAGCCTCCACCCTGGAAGGAACGCCTTATGGCTTTGTTTTCTTAAATTGCCGCCTCACAGGCGATGCGCCAGCAAAATCATACTACCTGGGCAGGCCGTGGAGACCCTACGCCAAAACCGTTTTCATCAACACCTACATGGGCAACCACATTACGCCCAAAGGCTGGCACAACTGGAACAAGCCGGATGCCGAAAAAACTTCTTATTACGCCGAGTATAATTCGACAGGCCCCGGTGCCGACCCTAAGGCAAGAGTAAAGTGGGCGCACCAACTCACAAAGGAGCAGGCGCAGCAGTATACACTGGCCAATATCTTCGACGGCTGGATACCTGGCAAGCCAAGCGAAACCGTCAGCAAGTAG